A part of Cotesia glomerata isolate CgM1 linkage group LG4, MPM_Cglom_v2.3, whole genome shotgun sequence genomic DNA contains:
- the LOC123264107 gene encoding uncharacterized protein LOC123264107 — MHIKNMESLNVKKQVTLLSIGTANVNEASKLAGIKLVLNNAAHGSLKNIDHLCEMLKDIDKSSQLTKLRLHRTKCSKIILNVIAPGILKELLDDLGEESYSILLDESTDVSTMKYMAYCIRYYSKKQKRLLPTFWVSMKLPRKQRKSYFLTLRNL; from the exons ATGCACATTAAAAATATGGAATCTTTAAATGTGAAGAAACAAGTAACTTTATTGAGTATtg GTACTGCTAATGTCAATGAAGCTTCAAAGTTGGCTGGAATAAAATTGGTTTTAAATAACGCTGCTCATGgttctttgaaaaatatagATCATTTATGTGAAATGTTAAAAGATATTGACAAAAGTAGTCAACTGACAAAACTACGATTACATCGAACTAAATGTtcgaaaattattcttaacgTTATTGCTCCTGGTATACTAAAAGAACTGCTTGATGACTTGGGCGAAGAAAGTTATTCGATACTGCTTGACGAATCCACAGATGTATCAACAATGAAATACATGGCCTACTGTATTAGATATTATAGTAAAAAGCAAAAAAGATTGTTACCGACTTTTTGGGTTTCAATGAAGTTACCGAGGAAACAGCGGAAAAGTTATTTTCTGACTTTGCGAAATTTATGA